One Gallus gallus isolate bGalGal1 chromosome 11, bGalGal1.mat.broiler.GRCg7b, whole genome shotgun sequence DNA window includes the following coding sequences:
- the GPI gene encoding glucose-6-phosphate isomerase: MPLSADPHFKKLLEWHKANASKLVLRQLFEADKDRFHKFSLTLNTDHGDILLDYSKNLVTEEVMKMLIELAKSRGVESARERMFSGEKINFTENRAVLHIALRNRSNTPILVDGKDVVPEVNKVLDKMKHFCQKVRSGEWKGYTGKAITDVVNIGIGGSDLGPLMVTEALKPYSKGGPRVWFVSNIDGTHIAKTLAELHPETTLFIIASKTFTTQETITNAVTAKEWFLHAAKDPSAVAKHFVALSTNGPKVKEFGIDTENMFEFWDWVGGRYSLWSAIGLSIALHIGFDNFESLLAGGHWMDKHFHTAPLEKNVPVLLAMLGVWYINCYGCETHALLPYDQYMHRFAAYFQQGDMESNGKYITKKGSRVDYNTGPIVWGEPGTNGQHAFYQLIHQGTRMIPCDFMIPVQTQHPVRNGLHHKILLANFLAQTEALMKGKTADEARKELQAAGLSGDALEKLLPHKVFEGNRPTNSIMFTKLNPFTLGAIIAMYEHKIFVQGVVWDINSYDQWGVELGKQLAKKIEPELESDAPVTSHDSSTNGLISFIKKHRA, encoded by the exons ATGCCGCTGTCCGCAGATCCCCATTTCAAGAAGCTGCTCGAGTGGCACAAGGCGAACGCATCCAAACTCGTCCTGCGGCAGCTGTTTGAGGCCGACAAGGACCGCTTCCATAAGTTCAG CCTGACTCTGAATACTGATCATGGGGATATCTTACTGGACTACTCGAAGAACCTGGTTACAGAAGAAGTGATGAAAATGCTGATTGAACTG GCGAAGTCAAGGGGTGTGGAAAGTGCCAGAGAACGAATGTTCAGTGGAGAGAAGATCAACTTCACTGAG aaCCGAGCTGTGCTTCACATTGCTCTGAGAAATCGTTCCAATACCCCAATACTTGTAGATGGGAAAGATGTTGTTCCAGAAGTAAACAAAGTGTTggacaaaatgaaacacttctgCCAG aAAGTCCGTAGTGGTGAATGGAAAGGCTACACTGGAAAAGCTATCACTGATGTGGTCAATATTGGGATTGGTGGCTCTGACTTG GGGCCTCTGATGGTAACTGAAGCCTTGAAACCATATTCCAAGGGAGGTCCACGTGTTTGGTTTGTATCTAACATTGATGGTACTCATATAGCCAAAACCCTGGCTGAGCTCCACCCAGAAACCACACTCTTCATCATTGCATCAAAG ACATTCACCACCCAAGAAACTATCACCAATGCAGTAACGGCCAAAGAGTGGTTCCTACATGCTGCTAAGGAT cCTTCAGCTGTGGCCAAGCACTTCGTTGCCTTGTCTACCAATGGT CCTAAAGTTAAAGAGTTTGGAATTGACACTGAGAACATGTTTGAGTTCTGGGAT tgggtTGGTGGTCGCTATTCCCTGTGGTCAGCCATTGGTCTCTCCATCGCCCTTCATATTG GTTTTGACAACTTTGAGAGCCTGCTTGCTGGAGGCCACTGGATG GATAAACACTTCCATACTGCTCCACTGGAGAAGAATGTGCCTGTTCTCTTGGCCATGCTGGGAGTGTGGTATATAAACTGCTACGGATGTGAAACCCATGCACTTCTGCCCTATGACCAATATATGCACCGCTTTGCTGCCTACTTCCAGCAG GGTGACATGGAATCTAATGGCAAATACATTACCAAGAAAGGATCTCGTGTGGACTACAATACTGGTCCTATTGTGTGGGGAGAGCCTGGCACCAATGGGCAGCATGCATTTTACCAACTCATTCATCAGG GAACACGCATGATTCCCTGTGACTTCATGATCCCAGTACAGACTCAGCATCCTGTCAGAAATGGTTTGCATCACAAG ATCCTTTTGGCCAACTTCCTTGCTCAGACTGAGGCCTTGATGAAGGGAAAGACTGCTGATGAAGCTCGTAAGGAACTGCAAGCAGCTGGACTGAGTGGAGATGCTCTGGAGAAGCTTCTTCCCCATAAG GTCTTTGAGGGTAATCGCCCAACCAATTCCATCATGTTTACAAAACTCAACCCATTCACTTTGGGAGCAATCATTG CCATGTATGAGCACAAGATATTTGTTCAGGGGGTTGTCTGGGATATTAACAGCTATGATCAGTGGGG AGTTGAGCTTGGAAAACAGCTTGCCAAGAAAATTGAGCCAGAGTTGGAGTCAGATGCTCCCGTGACATCTCATGATAGCTCAACAAATGGGCTCATCAGTTTCATCAAAAAACACAGAGCCTGA